From the genome of Dryobates pubescens isolate bDryPub1 chromosome 9, bDryPub1.pri, whole genome shotgun sequence, one region includes:
- the EDN1 gene encoding endothelin-1, with product MDYSQIFVSLLFVLCPGLLPAAPEAEANAAPPPAAAHRRARRCSCSSLMDEECVYFCHLDIIWINTPEKTVPYGLGGPSRSRRSLKDTVPEMLTEPSSRCRCANQNDKKCLNFCQTGKDLWAQSTVEKTSHRHTKAGSCVGAKCVNRQLVDSKKMKRLEAIGNSIKASFSIAKLKAELQKGRRLKHNRVNKKQSIWESLKAS from the exons ATGGATTATTCCCAGATATTCGTTTCGCTGCTCTTCGTGCTCTGCCCGGGGCTGCTGCCGGCAG CCCCCGAAGCCGAGGCGAACGCcgcgccgccccccgccgccgcgcaCCGCCGAGCCCGgcgctgctcctgctcttcGCTGATGGACGAGGAGTGCGTCTACTTCTGCCACCTCGACATCATCTGGATCAACACCCCCGA GAAGACTGTTCCTTATGGTCTCGGAGGCCCTTCTCGATCCAGAAGATCACTGAAggacacagtgccagagatgcTCACTGAACCTAGCAGCAGATGCCGATGTGCCAACCAGAATGACAAGAAATGTCTGAACTTCTGCCAGACAGGAAAAGATCTCTG GGCTCAGTCCACAGTGGAGAAAACCTCACATCGCCACACCAAAGCTGGCAGTTGTGTTGGAGCCAAATGCGTGAACCGGCAGCTAGTTGACAGCAAGAAAATGAAGCG GCTGGAGGCCATTGGTAACAGCATCAAAGCTTCCTTCAGCATTGCAAAACTGAAGGCTGAGCTCCAGAAAGGGCGAAGGCTGAAACATAACAGGGTGAACAAGAAGCAAAGCATCTGGGAAAGCCTGAAAGCATCCTAG